In the genome of Nonlabens sp. MB-3u-79, one region contains:
- the pyk gene encoding pyruvate kinase, whose amino-acid sequence MPNTKKTKIVATLGPATSTKEVLLAMMKAGVNVFRINFSHADHEDVRERVQMIRDINKEHGFATGILGDLQGPKLRVGVMKEEVVVHPGDIITISTGTPFKGTAERVYMNYEHFPRDVKAGERILLDDGKLMFEVISTDGIKDVVTKVIQGGPLRSKKGVNLPQTNISLPALTEKDIVDAIFACELQVDWMALSFVRHSRDLMELQELIAKHSENKIPIIAKIEKPEAVENIDKIVAYCDGLMVARGDLGVEIPAHEVPLIQKTLVLKAKKARIPVIIATQMMETMITSLTPTRAEVNDVANSVMDGADAVMLSGETSVGQYPVQVIEKMTSICLAVENSDLIKVPHSAPHIKTKRYITKSVCHHAAKMADEINAKAITTMTNSGYTAFQISAWRPAAHILTFTSNHRILTQLSLLWGVKAFLYDRFVSTDETIEDVNKFAKDHGFVEKGDFLINLAAMPVTDKGMVNTLRVSEVE is encoded by the coding sequence ATGCCAAACACTAAAAAAACTAAAATTGTCGCAACTCTAGGACCAGCAACTTCTACTAAAGAAGTATTACTGGCCATGATGAAAGCAGGCGTCAACGTATTTAGAATCAACTTTTCTCATGCAGACCATGAGGATGTAAGAGAACGCGTGCAAATGATACGCGACATCAATAAAGAACACGGTTTTGCCACTGGTATTTTAGGAGACTTACAAGGTCCTAAGTTACGTGTAGGTGTCATGAAAGAAGAAGTAGTCGTGCACCCGGGTGACATCATTACCATCTCTACAGGAACTCCTTTTAAAGGAACTGCAGAGCGTGTTTATATGAATTACGAGCACTTCCCAAGAGATGTAAAAGCTGGAGAACGCATCCTTCTTGATGATGGAAAACTCATGTTTGAAGTCATTTCAACTGATGGAATAAAAGATGTAGTTACTAAAGTTATTCAAGGTGGACCATTAAGATCTAAGAAAGGAGTAAATCTTCCTCAAACTAATATTTCCCTTCCTGCACTTACAGAAAAAGACATCGTGGACGCCATATTTGCTTGTGAATTACAAGTAGACTGGATGGCTCTATCTTTTGTACGTCACAGTCGTGACTTGATGGAATTACAAGAACTCATCGCAAAGCACTCGGAAAATAAAATTCCAATTATTGCTAAAATTGAGAAACCAGAAGCTGTGGAAAACATCGATAAAATCGTTGCTTATTGTGATGGTTTAATGGTTGCTCGTGGAGATCTAGGTGTAGAAATTCCAGCTCATGAAGTTCCATTGATACAAAAAACACTTGTTCTAAAAGCCAAGAAAGCGCGTATTCCTGTCATCATTGCTACCCAAATGATGGAAACTATGATCACTAGCCTTACTCCTACAAGAGCTGAGGTAAATGATGTAGCAAACTCTGTAATGGACGGAGCAGATGCTGTAATGCTTTCTGGAGAGACCTCTGTAGGTCAATACCCAGTTCAGGTAATTGAAAAAATGACTAGTATTTGTTTGGCTGTAGAAAATAGTGACTTGATCAAAGTCCCACACTCTGCACCACACATAAAAACAAAAAGATACATTACAAAATCAGTATGTCACCACGCCGCAAAAATGGCAGATGAGATTAATGCAAAAGCCATAACCACCATGACCAATTCTGGATACACTGCCTTCCAAATTAGTGCATGGAGACCAGCTGCGCATATTCTTACTTTTACTAGCAACCACCGTATACTGACACAACTGAGTTTGCTTTGGGGTGTAAAAGCATTCCTTTACGACCGTTTTGTAAGTACAGACGAGACTATTGAAGATGTCAATAAGTTTGCTAAGGACCACGGATTTGTAGAAAAAGGGGACTTCCTAATCAACCTAGCAGCGATGCCGGTAACTGATAAAGGAATGGTAAATACGTTAAGAGTTTCTGAAGTAGAGTAA
- a CDS encoding IPExxxVDY family protein: protein MAVHKLTDWELEEEPYVLIAIHSTSEPYRMAYFINKYLEIGFSRTAVDQDILQQAYTANYPVYKHFDEEQNAPFYLIPNKYWGVSNQEKVSLGLFDNEEEAQVKIILIKEYGTVDFLLKIEKDPDFFPVKKLINALGEIPQVISVYPVDTFKIKQQDYLIFE, encoded by the coding sequence ATGGCTGTTCACAAATTAACAGATTGGGAATTAGAAGAAGAGCCCTATGTGCTTATCGCTATACACTCTACATCAGAGCCTTACAGAATGGCTTACTTCATTAATAAGTACTTAGAAATAGGCTTTAGTAGGACAGCGGTCGATCAAGATATTTTGCAGCAAGCATATACTGCAAATTATCCCGTATATAAACATTTTGACGAGGAGCAAAACGCACCTTTTTATTTGATACCGAATAAATACTGGGGTGTTTCAAATCAAGAAAAGGTGTCCCTAGGATTGTTTGATAATGAAGAGGAGGCGCAAGTTAAAATCATTCTGATTAAAGAATATGGAACAGTTGATTTTCTACTCAAAATAGAGAAAGATCCCGACTTTTTTCCAGTTAAAAAATTAATAAATGCCCTTGGGGAAATACCTCAGGTAATAAGTGTCTATCCAGTAGATACTTTTAAAATTAAACAACAAGATTATTTAATATTTGAATAA
- the rnc gene encoding ribonuclease III has protein sequence MNRIRKIFKSRSNTHTNEGLSDAIKKMTGLKAKDISIFETAFTHKSMGLKTVKGFAQSYERLEFLGDAILGAVIAEYIYNKVPNGDEGYLTKMRSKIVSREHLNELGQDFGLIKYAQTQVPTRNFGANIHGNLFEALVGAVYLDRGYAVCKKFICKKIIEPYVDIEKLEGKVISYKSLLIEWCQKHKKKFEYNTYEDTGADEVRHFAVKLTIDNRIIAKARATSKKKAEEKASKRAFFALQDKF, from the coding sequence ATGAATAGAATTCGCAAAATATTTAAATCTCGAAGTAATACACATACTAACGAAGGTTTATCTGATGCAATAAAAAAGATGACTGGCTTAAAAGCTAAGGATATTTCTATCTTCGAAACTGCCTTTACTCATAAATCAATGGGCCTAAAAACAGTTAAAGGATTTGCTCAAAGTTATGAGCGTTTAGAATTTCTAGGTGATGCTATTTTAGGGGCGGTTATAGCAGAATACATTTATAATAAGGTGCCGAATGGTGATGAAGGCTATTTGACTAAAATGCGTTCTAAAATAGTAAGTCGTGAACACCTCAATGAATTAGGTCAAGATTTTGGCTTGATTAAATATGCACAAACGCAAGTCCCGACGCGCAATTTTGGTGCAAATATTCACGGTAATTTATTTGAAGCTTTAGTGGGAGCTGTATATCTCGATCGAGGGTACGCCGTCTGTAAAAAGTTTATTTGTAAAAAGATTATTGAGCCTTACGTAGATATTGAAAAGCTGGAAGGTAAGGTGATCTCTTATAAAAGTCTTCTAATTGAATGGTGTCAAAAGCATAAGAAAAAATTTGAATACAACACCTATGAAGATACCGGTGCTGATGAAGTCAGACATTTTGCAGTAAAACTAACAATTGACAATCGCATCATTGCAAAAGCGAGAGCGACTTCTAAAAAAAAGGCAGAAGAAAAGGCTAGTAAAAGAGCTTTTTTTGCTCTTCAAGACAAGTTTTAG
- the fabF gene encoding beta-ketoacyl-ACP synthase II produces MELKRVVITGMGALTPIGNNLQEYWEALKAGKSGSAPITYFDTEHFKTKFACEIKNFNVTDFMDRKEARRMDRFAQYALVAGDEAIADSGLDIDSIDKYRVGVIWGAGIGGLETFQEEVKAFAAGNGVPRFNPFFIPKMIADIAPAHISIKYGFMGPNYTTVSACASSANAMLDAVNYIKLGHCDVIVTGGSEAAVAQAGMGGFNAMHALSTRNESPETASRPFDATRDGFVLGEGAGALVLEDYEYAKARGAKIYAEVIGGGFSSDAYHITAPDPEGRGVIAVMKNTLHNAGINPEDVDHINTHGTSTPLGDVAELKAIKAVFGDHTSNISINSTKSMTGHLLGAAGAIESIASVMAIIEGIIPPTINHTTRDENIDPSLRLVLNKPEIREVNVALSNTFGFGGHNCCLAFRKI; encoded by the coding sequence ATGGAATTAAAGCGAGTTGTCATTACAGGAATGGGTGCCCTTACTCCTATAGGGAATAACCTACAGGAATATTGGGAGGCATTAAAAGCAGGTAAGAGCGGTTCTGCTCCTATCACTTATTTTGATACAGAACATTTCAAGACAAAATTCGCTTGTGAAATCAAGAACTTTAATGTTACTGATTTTATGGACCGCAAGGAAGCTAGACGCATGGATCGATTTGCCCAGTATGCACTGGTTGCAGGCGACGAGGCTATAGCTGACTCTGGACTAGATATCGACTCTATAGATAAATATAGAGTCGGTGTTATCTGGGGTGCTGGAATAGGTGGTCTAGAAACTTTTCAGGAAGAAGTTAAAGCGTTTGCAGCTGGTAACGGTGTGCCTCGTTTCAATCCTTTCTTTATACCAAAAATGATTGCTGATATAGCTCCGGCTCATATTTCTATTAAATATGGATTTATGGGGCCTAACTACACAACAGTATCTGCTTGCGCCTCAAGTGCAAATGCGATGCTGGATGCCGTTAACTATATCAAACTAGGACATTGTGATGTTATTGTAACCGGTGGCTCTGAAGCTGCTGTTGCTCAAGCAGGAATGGGTGGTTTTAATGCCATGCATGCCCTGTCTACTCGCAATGAAAGTCCAGAGACAGCAAGTCGTCCTTTTGATGCTACCAGAGATGGTTTTGTACTAGGGGAAGGCGCTGGAGCTTTGGTACTAGAAGATTATGAATATGCAAAAGCTCGTGGAGCCAAAATCTATGCAGAAGTTATAGGTGGTGGTTTTTCTAGTGATGCGTATCACATTACTGCTCCAGATCCTGAAGGTCGTGGAGTTATTGCAGTAATGAAAAACACACTACATAATGCAGGAATTAATCCTGAAGATGTAGATCACATCAATACTCATGGAACTTCTACACCGCTAGGTGACGTTGCTGAGTTGAAAGCGATTAAAGCCGTTTTTGGTGATCATACCTCTAACATAAGCATCAATTCTACCAAATCTATGACAGGTCACCTTCTAGGTGCTGCAGGTGCGATAGAGTCTATTGCTAGTGTAATGGCTATAATTGAAGGTATTATTCCTCCTACAATCAACCACACCACTAGAGATGAAAATATTGATCCTTCCTTAAGACTTGTATTGAACAAACCTGAAATAAGAGAGGTAAACGTTGCCTTGAGTAACACTTTCGGCTTTGGTGGCCATAACTGTTGCCTTGCCTTCAGAAAGATCTAA
- a CDS encoding acyl carrier protein yields the protein MSDIASRVKAIIVDKLGVDENEVVTEASFTNDLGADSLDTVELIMEFEKEFDIQIPDDQAENIATVGQAVSYIEEAKA from the coding sequence ATGTCAGACATTGCATCAAGAGTAAAAGCGATTATCGTAGACAAATTAGGTGTTGACGAAAACGAAGTTGTAACAGAAGCAAGCTTCACAAACGACTTAGGCGCAGATTCACTCGATACAGTTGAGTTGATCATGGAATTTGAAAAAGAATTTGATATCCAGATCCCAGACGACCAAGCTGAAAACATCGCTACTGTAGGTCAAGCTGTTTCATACATCGAAGAAGCAAAAGCGTAA
- the purN gene encoding phosphoribosylglycinamide formyltransferase, whose protein sequence is MKKIVILASGNGTNAQSIIDHFKDSETVEVSLVLSNKPQAFVLERASKAGVPALSFNRFAFAKAEQIQLLLNAEQPDLIVLAGFLWKIPSFLIQDHPNKIINIHPALLPNYGGKGMYGMNVHRAIIENKEKESGITIHYVNENYDEGAIIKQATCAISPTDTAEDLAAKIHLLEQEYFSKTIEELLQ, encoded by the coding sequence ATGAAGAAAATAGTCATTTTAGCGAGCGGTAATGGCACTAATGCTCAGTCAATTATAGATCATTTTAAAGATTCTGAAACTGTTGAAGTTTCACTGGTTTTATCTAATAAACCACAAGCTTTTGTGTTAGAACGAGCGAGTAAAGCTGGTGTTCCTGCCCTAAGTTTTAATAGATTCGCTTTCGCGAAAGCGGAACAAATACAACTGCTTTTAAATGCAGAACAGCCTGATTTAATCGTGTTAGCTGGGTTTTTGTGGAAAATCCCATCATTTTTAATTCAAGACCATCCTAATAAGATTATTAACATTCATCCAGCTTTATTACCTAATTATGGTGGAAAAGGTATGTACGGCATGAATGTGCACCGAGCAATTATTGAAAATAAAGAGAAAGAAAGCGGTATTACTATTCATTATGTAAATGAAAATTATGATGAAGGCGCTATTATTAAACAAGCTACTTGTGCTATAAGTCCTACCGATACTGCTGAAGATCTCGCTGCAAAAATTCACCTATTGGAACAAGAGTACTTCTCAAAAACCATTGAAGAATTACTTCAATAA
- the rnhA gene encoding ribonuclease HI: MEEVHIYTDGSSRGNPGPGGYGIVMIAVGKGFKKEFSQGYRKTTNNRMELLAVIEALEKIKKDNVKITVFTDSRYVSDAINKNWMAGWIKRKWKNVKNPDLWKRFLKAYNRTQPKMKWVKGHNDHPINERCDALAVNAAMNKSNHLVDEGFEAGDKGLF; this comes from the coding sequence ATGGAGGAAGTACACATTTATACAGACGGTTCTTCTCGAGGTAACCCAGGTCCTGGCGGCTATGGTATCGTGATGATCGCAGTAGGAAAAGGCTTTAAAAAGGAATTTTCTCAAGGCTATCGCAAGACCACTAATAACCGCATGGAACTCCTCGCTGTTATTGAAGCACTTGAAAAAATTAAAAAGGATAATGTGAAAATCACCGTTTTTACAGACAGTCGCTATGTGAGCGATGCGATCAATAAAAACTGGATGGCCGGTTGGATAAAACGCAAGTGGAAAAACGTTAAGAATCCAGATCTATGGAAACGTTTTTTAAAAGCTTATAATAGAACACAGCCTAAAATGAAGTGGGTGAAAGGTCATAACGATCACCCTATTAATGAAAGATGTGATGCGCTTGCTGTAAATGCGGCTATGAATAAATCCAATCATTTAGTGGATGAAGGTTTTGAGGCTGGAGACAAGGGGTTGTTTTAA
- a CDS encoding ferrous iron transport protein A, translating to MSTTIADLKRGETAIIKQFDEIDVPLKLLEMGCLPGNRVTMMQSAPFKDPIYLDINGTHLAIRRETAIKIRVELDG from the coding sequence TTGAGTACTACTATAGCAGACTTAAAGAGAGGAGAAACGGCTATTATCAAGCAATTTGATGAGATCGATGTGCCGTTAAAGTTACTGGAAATGGGTTGCTTACCAGGTAATCGGGTCACCATGATGCAGTCTGCACCATTCAAAGATCCTATTTATCTCGATATTAATGGAACTCACCTTGCTATTAGAAGGGAAACAGCTATTAAAATTAGAGTAGAACTCGATGGGTAA
- the feoB gene encoding ferrous iron transport protein B, protein MGKSINVSLIGNPNTGKTSLFNRLTGLNQQVGNYPGITVEKKEGLCKLDRGLKAHILDLPGTYSLNTTSLDESIVVETLLNRNSKDFPDVAVVVSDIENLKRNLLVFTQIKDLEIPTILVINMADRMKRKAISLDIDLMQQELNTTVVLVSARKNQGIQELKDAIANYKKLTSEPCVNASIIDTEYFENLKKTYPNQLVYKLWLVITQDVNFGKLDRNRDIEDLKQHKFDIKSESDLNRMQHKETVVRYQFINGLLKKVLTVDTANAKDIRTRLDRVLLHKVWGYLIFFVILLVIFQAIYDWSTYPMDWIDGAFASMSSWANNFFPAGPLTDLLAEGIIPGLGGIVIFIPQIAFLFLFIAILEESGYMSRVVFLMDHIMKRFGLSGKSVVPLVSGTACAIPAVMATRNIEDWKERLITILVVPFTTCSARLPVYLIIISLVIPDERILGGAFNMQGLTLMLLYLLGFVAAIFSAWVLNMILPINRKSFFVMEMPSYKLPMFKNVAITVIEKTKSFVVGAGKIIMAISVVLWILASYGVGEEFNNAEAIVKEQYGNQNLTVEEMDQKIASHELEYSFIGHIGKGIEPAVRPLGYDWKIGIAIVSSFAAREVFVGTLATIYSVESDGEEEQTIKKRMAAETNPILGGPLFNFASGISLLLFYAFAMQCMSTLAIVKRETNSWKWPAIQFFFMTAAAYFAALGAFQILK, encoded by the coding sequence ATGGGTAAATCAATCAATGTATCGCTAATAGGGAATCCTAATACAGGAAAAACATCTCTATTCAATAGACTTACCGGTCTCAACCAGCAGGTAGGGAACTATCCTGGAATTACCGTAGAGAAAAAAGAAGGTTTATGTAAACTAGACCGAGGTCTTAAAGCGCATATCCTAGACCTACCTGGAACTTATAGTTTGAACACCACATCATTAGATGAAAGTATCGTAGTAGAGACTTTACTCAATAGGAACTCCAAGGATTTTCCAGATGTTGCTGTTGTTGTTTCTGATATCGAAAACTTAAAAAGGAATCTGCTGGTATTTACCCAGATTAAAGATTTAGAAATCCCTACCATACTGGTCATTAACATGGCCGATCGTATGAAGCGCAAAGCGATCTCTCTAGACATCGACTTGATGCAGCAAGAGCTCAATACTACTGTAGTTTTAGTGAGTGCGCGCAAAAACCAAGGGATTCAAGAGCTTAAAGATGCTATAGCCAACTATAAAAAGCTGACCTCTGAGCCTTGTGTTAACGCATCGATCATTGATACCGAATATTTTGAAAATCTCAAGAAAACCTATCCCAATCAGCTGGTTTATAAGTTATGGTTGGTGATTACTCAAGATGTCAATTTTGGAAAGCTAGATCGTAATCGTGATATAGAAGATTTAAAGCAGCATAAGTTTGACATCAAATCGGAGTCAGATCTTAACAGAATGCAACACAAAGAAACAGTGGTGCGTTATCAATTTATCAATGGCTTGCTTAAAAAAGTACTTACGGTTGATACCGCAAATGCAAAAGATATAAGAACACGACTTGACCGTGTGTTGTTGCATAAGGTTTGGGGTTATTTGATCTTTTTTGTCATTTTGTTAGTCATTTTTCAGGCTATCTATGATTGGAGTACGTATCCTATGGATTGGATCGATGGTGCATTTGCTAGTATGAGTTCTTGGGCAAATAACTTTTTCCCAGCAGGACCCTTAACAGATTTATTAGCCGAAGGTATTATACCTGGCTTAGGAGGTATCGTCATATTTATACCACAAATTGCATTTCTATTTCTCTTCATCGCCATTCTAGAAGAAAGTGGCTACATGAGTCGTGTGGTCTTTCTTATGGATCATATCATGAAGAGATTTGGTTTAAGTGGTAAGAGTGTGGTTCCCTTAGTTTCTGGGACAGCCTGTGCTATTCCAGCAGTTATGGCCACTAGAAATATAGAAGATTGGAAAGAGCGATTGATTACCATACTGGTAGTACCGTTCACCACTTGTTCGGCTAGATTGCCGGTTTATTTGATCATTATTTCTTTAGTAATTCCTGATGAGCGTATTTTAGGCGGTGCTTTTAATATGCAAGGACTTACATTGATGTTATTGTATTTGTTAGGTTTTGTAGCTGCTATATTTTCTGCCTGGGTTTTGAATATGATACTGCCTATAAATCGCAAATCATTTTTTGTCATGGAAATGCCTTCTTATAAATTGCCGATGTTTAAAAACGTGGCGATAACGGTTATTGAAAAAACCAAAAGCTTTGTAGTAGGAGCCGGTAAGATCATTATGGCTATTTCTGTAGTTTTATGGATACTGGCCAGTTATGGAGTAGGAGAAGAGTTTAACAATGCCGAGGCCATTGTCAAAGAACAATATGGAAATCAGAATTTGACAGTGGAAGAAATGGATCAAAAGATTGCTTCTCACGAGTTGGAATACAGTTTTATAGGGCACATAGGTAAAGGGATTGAGCCTGCAGTAAGACCTTTGGGTTACGACTGGAAAATTGGAATTGCGATAGTAAGCTCTTTTGCAGCGAGAGAAGTTTTTGTAGGAACTCTGGCAACTATTTACAGTGTAGAAAGCGATGGAGAGGAAGAACAAACCATTAAGAAGCGTATGGCAGCAGAGACGAACCCTATTCTAGGAGGTCCATTATTTAATTTTGCCAGTGGTATTTCCTTGTTGTTATTCTATGCATTTGCTATGCAATGTATGAGTACACTAGCCATTGTAAAACGAGAAACCAATAGCTGGAAATGGCCAGCGATTCAATTTTTCTTCATGACTGCTGCGGCATATTTTGCTGCACTGGGCGCATTCCAAATATTGAAGTAA
- a CDS encoding FeoB-associated Cys-rich membrane protein: MYITQTIIVILIAVAAVLWLFRKSFFPKKFKSSDCGDGDCGCH; the protein is encoded by the coding sequence ATGTATATAACACAAACCATAATCGTTATTCTTATTGCTGTAGCAGCAGTGCTTTGGCTTTTTAGAAAATCATTTTTCCCTAAAAAATTCAAATCTTCTGATTGTGGTGATGGAGATTGTGGTTGTCATTAA
- a CDS encoding succinate dehydrogenase cytochrome b subunit, with product MNVLFCRKNIIAVTGLFLCIFLIVHLSANAILIFPKEVARGWYNSYSTTLRESPLIKIVAYLLYLSIVLHALYALLITIRNRKAKPQKYVMDHSSENSTWASKNMGFLGVLILVFIMIHLANFWARIKLGLGESVGVDAKGNKDVYEVTYSLFHNIYFVLFYAICAVPLAYHLHHGFKSSFKTLGFYHKKGTAIIAKASLVYAIIMGVGFGLIPIIVYFK from the coding sequence ATGAATGTACTCTTCTGTAGAAAAAACATTATTGCTGTTACAGGATTATTTTTATGTATTTTTTTAATCGTCCACCTCAGTGCCAATGCGATCCTTATTTTTCCTAAAGAAGTCGCTCGAGGATGGTACAATTCCTATTCCACAACCTTAAGAGAAAGTCCCTTAATTAAGATCGTAGCTTATCTCTTATACCTGTCTATTGTTCTTCACGCTCTATATGCCTTATTGATTACCATAAGAAATAGAAAAGCAAAACCACAGAAATATGTTATGGATCATAGTTCAGAAAACAGTACTTGGGCCTCTAAAAACATGGGATTCCTTGGGGTACTAATTTTGGTTTTTATCATGATACACTTGGCTAATTTCTGGGCACGTATCAAATTAGGCTTAGGGGAATCAGTAGGCGTTGATGCAAAGGGGAATAAGGATGTTTATGAAGTCACTTATTCCTTGTTCCACAACATCTATTTTGTGTTATTTTATGCTATATGTGCTGTACCACTAGCTTACCACTTGCATCACGGGTTTAAAAGCAGCTTTAAAACCTTGGGGTTTTACCATAAAAAAGGTACTGCAATTATTGCCAAAGCATCTTTAGTATACGCTATCATTATGGGGGTAGGATTTGGTCTCATTCCAATTATTGTTTACTTTAAATAA
- a CDS encoding fumarate reductase/succinate dehydrogenase flavoprotein subunit: MKLDAKIPKGKLEDKWSNYLMTSRLINPTNKKKLHVIVVGSGLSGAGAAATLAELGYEVKCFCYQDSARRAHSVAAQGGINASKNYQHDGDSVYRMFYDTLKGGDFRSREANTYRLAELSAPLIDHYVQQGVPFAREYGGTLVNRSFGGVQVQRTFYARGQTGQQLLLAAYSQLYKMIRAKKVEMFPRSEMLDLVVIDGKAKGIIIRDLVTGELKRYAADAVVLATGGYSRVFRLSTLAIGCNGSALWKAHKKGAYFGAPSFTQIHPTALPQSSDAQSKLTLMSESLRNDGRIWVPKVKGNTTEANAIPEEERDYYLERRYPTFGNLAPRDIASRAAKERLDAGYGVGRLKNAVYLDFKHAIDKLGLETIKDRYGNLFKMYKKITGIDAYTTPMLISPAAHFSMGGLWVDYELMTTIPGLYAIGECNYSDHGANRLGANSLLQASVDGYFILPNTINNYLAGEIKKEQPTVNDPAFAKAEQQTQEHIDQLLAVQGTKTVDHFHRELGQVMWQECAMSRNQDGLIKAIAQIKNIRKEFWKDVKVTGHDKEMNTELEKALRLADFIELGILMCTDALQREESCGAHFREEYQTEEGEAVRVDKDYSYVSAWEYDQGNFKLHKESLEFEFVTASLRSYK; the protein is encoded by the coding sequence ATGAAATTGGACGCAAAAATCCCTAAAGGAAAACTGGAAGATAAATGGAGTAATTATTTAATGACTTCTAGACTCATCAACCCAACAAATAAGAAAAAACTCCATGTCATTGTCGTTGGTTCTGGATTATCTGGAGCCGGTGCGGCAGCTACTCTAGCAGAATTGGGTTATGAGGTAAAATGCTTTTGCTATCAAGATTCTGCCAGACGAGCACATTCTGTAGCCGCTCAAGGAGGAATCAATGCTTCAAAGAATTATCAGCACGATGGAGATAGTGTGTACCGCATGTTTTATGACACACTTAAAGGCGGCGATTTTAGATCCAGAGAAGCAAACACTTATAGACTCGCTGAGCTTTCAGCCCCATTGATAGATCACTATGTGCAGCAAGGAGTCCCTTTTGCTCGAGAATACGGAGGCACTTTAGTTAATAGAAGTTTTGGAGGCGTACAAGTACAGCGCACTTTTTATGCAAGAGGGCAAACCGGCCAACAGCTGTTACTGGCAGCTTACTCGCAATTGTACAAAATGATACGAGCTAAAAAAGTAGAAATGTTTCCTCGTAGTGAGATGTTGGATCTGGTGGTTATTGATGGAAAAGCAAAAGGTATTATCATACGGGACTTAGTCACTGGTGAATTAAAACGCTATGCAGCAGATGCTGTGGTACTGGCTACTGGTGGCTATTCTCGTGTTTTCAGATTGTCAACCCTAGCAATAGGCTGTAACGGAAGTGCTTTGTGGAAAGCGCATAAAAAAGGGGCTTATTTTGGTGCGCCTAGTTTTACACAGATACACCCTACTGCTTTGCCGCAGTCCAGTGATGCCCAATCTAAGCTTACCTTAATGTCGGAGTCTTTGAGAAATGATGGGCGTATTTGGGTTCCCAAAGTTAAAGGAAACACAACCGAAGCAAATGCTATTCCTGAGGAAGAGCGCGACTATTATTTAGAGCGTCGGTATCCAACTTTTGGAAATCTAGCTCCGCGAGATATCGCCTCGAGAGCCGCTAAAGAGCGTTTGGACGCCGGTTATGGCGTAGGACGCTTAAAGAATGCCGTCTACCTTGATTTTAAACACGCCATTGATAAACTCGGGTTGGAGACCATCAAAGATCGCTACGGGAATCTCTTTAAGATGTATAAAAAAATTACCGGCATCGATGCGTATACTACGCCAATGCTCATCTCGCCAGCAGCTCATTTTTCAATGGGCGGGCTCTGGGTAGATTATGAATTAATGACGACCATTCCAGGCTTGTATGCTATAGGAGAATGTAATTATTCTGATCATGGGGCTAACCGTTTGGGGGCAAATTCATTGCTTCAAGCAAGTGTAGACGGTTACTTTATATTACCCAATACCATTAATAATTACCTAGCAGGAGAGATCAAAAAGGAGCAGCCTACTGTAAACGATCCCGCTTTCGCGAAAGCGGAACAACAAACTCAAGAACATATAGATCAACTACTAGCAGTTCAAGGAACTAAAACCGTGGATCATTTTCATAGAGAACTAGGTCAAGTGATGTGGCAAGAATGTGCCATGAGTAGAAATCAAGATGGGCTTATAAAAGCCATTGCTCAAATCAAAAACATTAGAAAGGAGTTTTGGAAGGATGTCAAAGTTACGGGTCATGATAAAGAAATGAATACAGAGCTAGAAAAAGCCTTGCGCCTTGCTGATTTTATAGAGTTGGGAATATTAATGTGTACCGATGCATTGCAACGTGAAGAATCTTGTGGAGCACATTTTAGAGAAGAATATCAAACGGAAGAAGGAGAAGCAGTGCGTGTAGATAAGGATTACAGTTATGTTTCTGCTTGGGAATACGATCAGGGCAACTTTAAATTACATAAAGAATCCCTAGAATTTGAATTTGTAACAGCTTCATTGAGAAGCTATAAGTAA